The following are encoded in a window of Pecten maximus chromosome 17, xPecMax1.1, whole genome shotgun sequence genomic DNA:
- the LOC117315431 gene encoding uncharacterized protein LOC117315431, with protein sequence MAYPSMRRTIHVVCYGLMSGLLLACLILYDRVYDLPIMLQMDTRVVPTKINHTLRKEVQICSIPNLYPFSPDVYSLIRIRKYHPCQHWNLITYQKGLKVIVNKTVISKYYPNFSRCSYRPYVKRINHHNEIKLLKNKFMNFTESIKVTDEFCVVVCFNIKDKILTREQHAFVIRNETLIKLRQRNRNATKGETLSRKRPLDVVMIGLESTSRMNFIRHMDFTRNFLRKKMAAVELKGYNKLGKNTFPNIIPMMLGIPVQEMNDSLMFYDNYPFIWKDFKKAGYVTLMGQDGTSMAVYHYLRKGFRQAPVDYYMRPYILGMERTNSDGLCSGNKLILQGIFDKLADFITTYHDVPKFTFTFINDPTHSSPNGLGIVDLPLKRTLSDLHTRGLLNNTLLLIFGDHGSRYGPIRKSFQGRLEESLPAFYVSLPRWFREEHSDLYENLKENRDKLTSNVDVYATLHDIIELGKGHVTPRVTGKYGTSLLRNISRGRTCADLKIPPNYCMCQSSNYSYSNKSKIAYNISQRVVKEINIMLLNVSHLCTNLTLSTIRHVWSLGRRFKNEVKHFSTKIYFVVQFTVLPSHADFEATVRYFKGEFSLIGDILRTNKYAGQSDCVLRHKNAIVLERYCYCRK encoded by the coding sequence ATGGCCTACCCAAGCATGCGCCGAACAATTCATGTGGTTTGCTACGGACTAATGTCTGGGTTACTGCTTGCTTGTCTCATTTTATATGACCGAGTATATGACTTGCCTATCATGCTTCAAATGGATACCAGGGTTGTCCCCACTAAAATAAATCACACGTTACGTAAGGAAGTACAGATCTGTAGCATCCCAAACTTATATCCGTTCTCACCTGATGTTTACAGTTTAATTCGTATACGTAAATATCATCCGTGTCAACACTGGAACCTTATTACATATCAGAAAGGTTTAAAAGTGATTGTTAACAAAACGGTTATCAGTAAATATTACCCGAACTTCTCAAGATGTTCATATCGGCCGTATGTTAAGAGAATCAACCATCACAATGAAATTAAGTTGCTCAAAAATAAATTCATGAATTTTACCGAATCTATCAAAGTCACTGATGaattttgtgttgttgtttgcTTCAATATAAAAGACAAAATTCTTACTCGGGAACAGCATGCCTTTGTGATCAGAAACGAAACTTTAATCAAGTTAAGACAGAGAAACAGAAATGCTACCAAAGGCGAGACCCTGTCGAGGAAAAGACCACTGGATGTTGTAATGATTGGTCTAGAGTCAACATCGCGTATGAATTTCATCCGTCATATGGATTTTACAAGAAATTTCCTTAGGAAGAAAATGGCGGCCGTGGAACTGAAAGGGTATAACAAATTGGGGAAAAATACATTTCCTAACATAATTCCAATGATGTTAGGTATCCCAGTACAGGAAATGAACGACAGCCTCATGTTCTATGACAACTATCCGTTTATCTGGAAGGACTTTAAGAAGGCTGGCTACGTTACCCTGATGGGCCAGGATGGGACTTCAATGGCTGTATATCATTACCTACGTAAGGGGTTTAGACAGGCCCCTGTCGACTACTACATGCGGCCCTATATATTGGGGATGGAGAGAACTAACAGCGACGGACTCTGTTCGGGAAACAAACTGATACTACAAGGCATATTTGATAAATTAGCAGATTTTATTACAACATACCATGACGTTCCTAAGTTTACCTTCACGTTTATCAATGATCCGACACACAGCAGCCCTAATGGACTAGGTATAGTAGATCTGCCTCTAAAACGGACACTGTCAGACCTTCACACACGTGGTCTACTCAACAATACCCTACTACTAATATTTGGTGATCATGGAAGCAGATATGGGCCAATTAGGAAATCATTTCAGGGTCGACTTGAAGAAAGCTTACCAGCTTTTTACGTTTCTCTTCCGCGTTGGTTTCGTGAAGAACACAGCGATTTATATGAAAATCTGAAAGAAAATCGAGATAAATTAACCAGTAATGTTGATGTTTATGCTACCCTTCATGACATAATAGAGCTTGGCAAAGGTCACGTGACGCCACGGGTCACTGGAAAATACGGAACCAGTTTGCTTAGGAACATCAGTAGAGGTCGAACGTGTGCCGATTTAAAAATACCGCCTAACTATTGTATGTGTCAATCATCCAACTATTCCTATTCAAATAAATCTAAGATAGCCTACAATATTTCACAGCGGGTCGTCAAAGAAATAAACATCATGCTTCTAAACGTGTCTCATTTATGTACAAATTTAACTCTCAGCACAATTCGTCACGTATGGAGTCTAGGACGCCGATTTAAAAACGAAGTGAAACACTTTTCTACTAAGATCTACTTTGTTGTACAGTTTACTGTTTTACCGAGCCACGCTGACTTCGAGGCAACAGTTCGATATTTCAAGGGAGAATTTTCTCTTATTGGTGATATATTACGTACAAACAAGTATGCCGGGCAGTCTGACTGCGTCTTACGTCATAAGAATGCTATTGTTCTGGAGAGATATTGTTATTGTCgtaaataa